The Lacerta agilis isolate rLacAgi1 chromosome 14, rLacAgi1.pri, whole genome shotgun sequence sequence tcctattcctattcctatagcTCCACCACCAGAGTCTTGAGGGACTCATACTTCTTGGGCTCATACTTCTCAAAGTCAGCATAAGAGAAGGTCTTCTTGAAGGCAACTCCTGCCACCAGTTGGGAATCCTCCCAGggctcctccctgcaccctcttGATCCCAATAATTTTGATCTGCAGCAGCTCATCCAGCATCATGATGGCATCCACCACCATCTTGGCAAAGAACTCTTTTTGTTGGGAAATCAGCTTTGAGCTGAAGgctgtgcttgcacacttcttcagcaggcTCTGCAGCGCCTCTCAGTCGGTCTTCTTGATCTTAATGGCAGTCTTCTTGATCTTATTCGCTGCCAACTGGGTTGCAGTGTGGAAGGCACAGATGATGATCTGGAGGTGCAGCCCTTCTTCCACATAGGGCTTGATTTGCTTTCGGAATTCAGCAGCTAAAAGTGTAACTGAAGTGGTGCCATCACCAACCTCTGCATCCCGTGATTTGGCAGTATCCACAAGTGTCTTTGCAGCAGGGTGTACCACACTGAGAAGCTTCAGGATGGTGGCGCCATCATTAGAAATAGTTTCTTTGCCTCTGTCATCATCAATGAGCTTGTCCATGCCCCGAGGGCCAAGAGGTCTGGACAGCCTCTGCTATGACTTGGTAGGCTTTGATGTTACTCACAAGCTGAGGTATCTCCTGGGAAGTGTCTGTGCCTTCCTTCAGTAGGATAACAGGCATAGGTATCATCTTGGCTACAGCCTGGTTGCTAATGGCCCCTcccctatttcttcttctttgggatCTCATTGCTAAAAACAAGAAAGACTAGAAGCGCAATATACAAATTAAGATTTTCAGGCTTCTGCAAGCAGGATTGTAGCAAATAGTGTGCATTAGCACAACTGTGGCCAGATAAAATCCTAGACACTCTGCTCATACCTTGCACATTCAATGAAAACACAACACACTACTAGTAACAGTAaggtttatttgtttcttattttacccccaccccccaacaaagtGTCTTTCCTTCTCTTCTGACCTCACACACCTCTCCCCCTTTTCTAGTTGGGAGCTATCCTCCCACATTGTGGATCATTCATTGAGAAGGGGCGGGTGAGCGTCTAGATACTTCCGGAGGCGAGTGGGATAATCGGTCATGACTCCGGAGACTCCATAGCTAAAGGCTTCCTCAAAATACTTATCCTCATTCAAGACCCAAAGAAGAACCTACACggaaacaaagaagaagagaTGACTGGTTTGAGTGTGGAGCCCTGAGTTGTTCTAGCTGATCACTTATTCATGCAGCTATTAATTCAGTCAACATTTTCcctgaaaacaggatgttggtgGTGGAGGAAAAGCCACAATAACTTCTCCGCAATCAGCAAGATGCTCTTtctggggggaagaagaagaaaacttccTGATAAGGAAAAATCATGAGGATTGGAAAACACAAGATGGTTGCACTAATGCCACAGGCATCTGAGAACCAATATAGAGTGGGTTGTGTGAGCTCTGAGGTAGGAAGTTCCTGCTTGAGATTTCGTCTCGGTTATGAACTTGCTAAAGCTGCATTCCGTCGCATGCCATAAGCACCACTAAGCTTTCAAGTACACATGACACAAATCTGGCAACATGTGTCTTAATTATGCTACTGTTTCTACATCTTAGCTCCCTACCTGCAGTGTGGGAGTATTAATAATGGGCTGTAGTTTTAACTACAGAGAAGGAGAgctgaattacagtggtacctcgggttacagacacttcaggttacagatgcttcaggttacagactccgctaacccagaaatagtaccagttacaggtgggtagccgtgttggtctgccatagtcgaaacaaaatagaaaattctttccagtagcaccttagagaccaaatatcCCTCTTCCCCTTGCCACCTATTGCAAAATACTTAAATACCGGCTAAAGCCTTCTAGCTCAGCCTTCAGCAGTTTCTGCTAAGGAGGGACTATAATCTCTCCCCAAATCCTGATTCCTCCAAGTTAATTTACCTgtattcctctgtcttccagatGCTTGAAAAGCTTTTTCCGCATGGTCACcctagaaaagaaacaaaaatatggaGGGGTGGGGTAGATCAGAGCAGTTCAAGTGGTaaaatttgggggagggagagagaacaagagaaactgcccctttaccttttacctttaccttaacaaaACCACGACCCACTTTGAccttaaaaaagagaagaagaagaaaagaacagcaGCTAAAAGTGGAGATGGGGGAAAGTCAGGTGGGTAGGTCATGTGGACCTCCCTATCCTGATAGTTTTGAGCATCAGTCAGTTCTCTATAGTAGAGATCCAGAAGAGGGAAGAAGCAGGTGATGAAATGGGTCAGGTTTGGTGGTGAGCAGGCTTCTTAAGAACTGAGCAGGTAAAGTATTGCTTGCTTTCACTCACTTGTGGGCAAATTTAGCCAACAGTGCTCCAAAGCAGCCCTTTTTTACTGGAAAATATGTCCTGcaattaaaggaaaacaaaaaggcaGCAGAGTTAACACATCACTGAGAAGTCCTCATttcctgccattcctcttttaagCTATCAGTTCCAACACAGTTTCATAAAGCCCAAGAGTCACTCACTCGTCACACCCACACTTTTTCTCAATGAGCATGACATTTAAATTAACTTAACTCACTTGTTATACTTCTTATAACATATAAATATGACATGGGGAAGGCCTAAGGGTACCAGGAAAAGCCTGTCATGTCCAGCTGAACTTGAGTCGCTTGGTAAACCTGTGCCTGAACTATACAACCTCAGACTGCAAGCAGGGGCTTGAATGAATGCTCCTCCAGCTCAAAATAAAACTTGGAATACTAAGGAAATGGCTAGGCTACAAACTTTTCCCCAATATATCAAGTTTCTTTCTATTTGTTAAAAAGGGCTACGTTTTTATTAATGGGTTATCCATTATACACAAAATTACAAGTAAATTATAGGATACAGAAAGCAGGAGTGATCTGGACAGCCCAGCTTGCAAACCATTGTGGAAGAATTATACATcacacttacaggtaggtagccgtgttggtctgccatagtcaaaacaaaataaaaaataaaaaaaatccttccagtagcaccttagagaccaactaattttgttcttggtatgagctttcgtgtgcatgcacacttcttcagataagctcataccaagaacaaacttagttggtctctaaggtgctactgtaaggatttttttgtttttgttttgacatcACACTTAGTTTTCACTTCCCTTTCAGTCATCCTAATAAATATAACAGTATTAACTGTGCAACCAAAAAACAGCTATAgaggaataaaaatattttgataaGATTAAAAGCCTCATGTCTATTCTAGTTTGGGCATAGTATTATTACTCAGTAAAAGAGGCAAATGGTAGTTAGGTTTCAAGAAataatattctctcttttttgtaccTCTGGCCACCAAAAGTTGTTTGCTTAATTGGTGCATAATTGCAGGTTCTCAGGACATATTAAGGCCACGTGAAACAGATGGGACTTTGGCAAACCTCCAGTGCAGAGCAAAATCTAGCTTGGCAGTGGCAGGAATACTTGGACCAGGgtgtttttaagtttaaaaagggGCATgctaggctgttgttgttgttgttgttgagattaTGTTGTTTTATGAAGAAACATCCCATCATGCAAGCTCAACTGCTTAATTAAGTGATGAGTTTTTTTAGAACCATGTCACTTTATTGCTCATGCTGCTCCTAACAAGCTGTTGGTACAATGTTTTAAACTGGTTCTCAGTACCTCATCCCCTGTGTGAAATCACTTGGACCTGACTTTCCTTCCAGAGGTACCTCACTACCTGTGTTTGGCTGGACCTTACTTCCCTTCCTGAGTCAGTAATAATCATTTCCTTTCCCACTCTTTCTGGTCCCAGATTTAGAGAGAGAAATTAAGAATGTGCATGACCaccaacatccaaaaaaccaatgGATATCAGTGCCCGCAGTTACTGAGAGTCCAGTGGATAATCCAGCTCTGTCAAATAGTCTAAATTACACAAGCAGAGTCctaactggatcaggccaaaggtccacctagtccagcatcttgctttCCAAGAGGATCAGCAAAATTCCTCTGATGAGCCCACAAACAGGCCATGAAGGCAACAGTGACTGGTACTCAGAGATATTCTGCCTTCCAACATGGGCATTCCATTTAGCCATCATTCCCTCTGTTCTTGATGTTAAGGTGTGAATGCCGGTGCATacatagcaacacacacacacacacacacacacacgtatcaaCAGGCTTCTGGAGCCCTGAGTTTTGCAGATGGACAAAAAGTCTTGGAAAAAGACTTCCAGTTGCTGATGCTTACACCAGGAAAACttccgtccagtagcaccttagagaccaactaagtttgttattggtatgcgctttctgaagaagtgtgcatgcacacgaaagctcataccaataacaaacttagttggcctctaaggtgctactggaaggattttttttattttgttttgactacggcagaccaacacggcttcctacctgtaactagaactaggAAAACTGTCCCTCAGAACCCTTACATTTCTCTTCaaatgcacagacacacacatacacctcccCCAGCTTCTGTCACCTGTTCATAATGGAGGGCAACGGAAACTCAAGGAAGGTTTCTTTCAGCGGCACAAACGGCAGGAGCCCTACATAGTACAGGAGAAGGATCATGATGCCACGTTTAAGGGAGAAGATGTAGGGCATCTCTGTGTTCTGGGGGATGGGTAAAGAGAAGAAAATGAGGTGAGGCTTTTGTGGTTTCTAGGCTTAATAGCTGGGAAGAAATACGGAACCTGTCGTCATCACCCCAACTGATCCCTTCAGCTCATCGGTTGCTGGGACATATCTGTGGGTATCGTACATCTGCACTGCACATTTGAACATTTATCTTCCCACAAGCAAGCCTATGAGTTGTAGGGTTGTAAGAATTCCCTGTGGGAGCTCCTGATACCTTGCACAGATGTACACCCCCCAGGGTCATTGACAGAGGAACCTGGCAGCTTAACAAGTTGGAACAATGTGGGCAAAGAAGCAAACAGATAAAGCAGGAAGCTGTCTCCTAGCCATGCCCTGATTGATTTATTATGGCATGTAATTTTGACCCatgcctcatttttatttttatttatttttgctatatGAAATGAGTCCTGTATAGTCTTAAAACCTGCATACTATTCTACGGTCAGAAACCTGGACCAATCAAAGGCATTGCTTCATTTAACGGTGCCAGCATATCAGTTACAGAGAGCCCAATagctgtgaaggtggatgaaaAACTATCAATAGCATACAGCTGTGCAGCATTTCTTCAGTACTTTCCCATCAAAGGTGGCCCAGATGGTGATGTGGGAGCGACTGTATTCTCGGACAAGATCTGCTACCTGTGCGCAAGAGGAAGAAGGCAGAGCAACATAGATTCAGTTAACAGGTTTTTCTCAAAAGCACTGACTTTCTGTAGTTGCCTAAGTCATGGAAACTGAATGGAAGATTGTTGTGGGAAGGTAAAAATGGTCTCTCTAGTAAGTCTAGTTACTAATAATTGGTGTGAGCTAGGTGCCTGGACCAGTGCAGTCTATTCTACACAGTCCATCCCTTCAGAggttttaattaatttcaatttgGTAGTTGACTACAAAGATCAGCATCCTTACAAAGATCGCTGAGTTATATGAATGGGAGGGAAATCCTAGGGAAGGGTAGTAcccagagcaaaaacaaaaattgagCCTTGCATAGCACCTTAACCGCTAGCAATttattgtggtgtgtgtttttttggactaGAGCCCACTTCATCCAAGGATGCGTCTGATGAAGCGGAGTGCCTAGTCCCCAGAAGTTTGTGCTACAATAAATCTATCTTTGTCTTtaaggcagagctgtcaaccttcctttttttgcattgggaaacggccatagctgtcagatttccttttttttttttttgcaaacggcgctggaataagggaatttcccgcaaaaaaacggaaagttgacagctatgctttaagATGCAATGAGACTCCTTTTTGTGAGTGGGAGAGTGAAAATGTGGAGATAGGAGAGCAGCACTGATGTTTCCTAGGTTAGCCTAACCCACTATAAGGTGTGATGAGCTGCGTCCCTTATTAGGAGTAGGGTGAGGTCTGAATATTGAAAGGGGAGATTAGCAAAAATCTGGGTGAGTAGCTTGTTGCCCCCATACCTTTCGTATGAGTTCGTCGCTATCCTCTTTGATTTCTACATTGACTGGTACTCCTGGGAATTCCTTGAAAACCTCCTCCAAGCGTGGAATCCGGTGGTCTTTGCCATGGGAGTAGGATCCTGTTGGAAGGGGTGGCTTATGCAGCAGGTGGAGCATACTTTTCTGGTCCACAACCCCCCAACACACAGCACCCCTcaacccaaagcagctctactccTCCTACTCACCTGGGGAAAAGGTCACCTCCAGAGAATCCTTATAGGGTGGCAGATCCTATGGGACACAATTAGGGTAAGGACTAAGAAGCCAGGAGGACACCTGGGTTTTATTGCGGAGATGTGGGATCGGGGGGGCTTAGAACATAACTTGGGGGTAAGGACCCCTGGGTTCTTTGGGATGGGGGCAGGTCCTGGAGCTAGAGCCATTGCCCTCCAGCAAATGGCCTCTAGGCACATGATTCAGTCACCTgcagtggacttgtaaaagggtaaaagagtattgggaaatgatccataatgaattggggggggggtgtttaaaagtactccccccccaaaaaaaaaaacccagagtcttTTCTGTTGGGggtaattcagactgaaattcccaggtgtcaaaaaaaggttatttatgtatgccactactgcagcctgtgttttgttagccgaaaaaaggaaaatgagtgaggtcccaaccaaagaagaatgacaacttaagttgacagaatatgctcagcttgcagacttaacttatagagtaagagaacaagaagagcataCATTTAGAAAAGACTGGGAAGCGTTTATtgaataactgtgtacagctgaaaacgctggcagtaCTAAGATAACTtcaataagttttgatggatctaataatgaaatactgaatggtttagtttttgtaaaatatgcagggattgattgtatgtaaaatgaaccatggaaagagaagaagggaagtcattgatatcttaaggatgtatgAAGGAATACTTTAAATTGTaacacagaaaatttaataaaaattatatatatatatatttcagccaCCTTGCTGGAGCTAAGCAGCTTAGGGCCTGGTCAGTGGCTGGAGGGGAGACCACCTGGGAACTCCACATTCACTACCTTatcgtccttccttccttccttcgtttaGAATTATGTACAAACTGCTTAATCAAAGAGCTCTCTGTGGGGTACAAAATAAAATTGTAGATAAACCATAGCTAAAATCTGTGATATTAATAAGCGAATACACattaaataattataaaaaacaCAGATAtgatcagaaaaaaatgtttaaaatgaatgtAGTATGGGTTATGTAATTTCATTGGATGGATAGGCTTGATGAAATAAAGTTTTCAGTGGGCATCCAAAACAATATAGCATGGGCACCTGCCTAgttgtcaagaggcagggagttccaaaggacaGGTGCTGCCTTGTGTTCTACCACAGACAAAAAGAGGGACGCAACTCTAATAAATAGGGGCAGGGTACGTCGCAAACCTTATAGTCCGTCTCGCTGATCTTGATGTTATGCCCTGTCTGGCGTTCCAGGTTGTCGTCATGGGACACAACCACAACCCCATCTCTTGTCAAGTGGCAGTCAAGCTCCAAGAGGTTTGTCCTCTGGGTCAGTGCGCTGGAAAGGCGGAGAGAAAGATCAGCATGGGAGGCTGGATGGCTGCAGCAGCAACATCACTGCAAGGCAGGATGGGgtgtaagcgggggggggggaacactcacTGGCTAAAGGCTCCTAAAGTGTTCTCAATCTCTTCTCCAGCACCTGAGAAGAAAACGGAGATGTTGACAGAAGGCAGGCACTCAGCTTCCTAAGGGCTGCCATGGCATTACCCCGTTCCTCTTCCAGGGACACCAAGCGCCTGTTCTTTTTTGTGATCTAGGAATGCAGCGTTGCAGGTCTAGAGAACTTTGGGCAGAAACAAAGACATCTGCACCTGTCAGAACTGGGAGAGTGGGAGGGATAGCCGCTAGGAATTAAGGCTTCACActttcagccctggcttgctgcAGCACGCCACCCCATCCCTCCCAGACCTCTGTCAATGGCCTCCCAAGCGAACCCCCCTGCAGAACTCACCGCCCCGGTGGGAGACGTGCCGGCACCGAACAGGGAACCTGCGTGGCTTGTGGAGCAGATGTGGCTTCTTTCTCAGGCAGTGGGATGTCAGTGCATAGATCCCAAGGGCAGGCAGCCCAAACAGGAGTAACTGGAATCCCATGGCAGTGGTGGAAAGTGGCTAAAACTCCTTGGCTTGGTGGGTTAAGGCAGCAGAGGAGACGTCAGGCTCAGCCGGGGCCCACTGAAGTCTCTGGAAAGTGAATGATGCTCATGGATTAGGAGCAGAGCGGAGGGATTTCTTCAGGTCCTCtggaaatggagagaaatcaGGTGGGTTGGGACCTCTGAACTCCTGGGATCTTCTTGATCAAGTGCAATGTGTGATAAGTATAGAGAGCAGGACTATCCTGGCCAGGAGTGGCTGGATAAGCAGGTTGATGTGATTTTTTGAggcactggaggaggaagaaaaaaatgagGTGTGGAGAACACAGAAACTTACTCCTCCTCTTTGCCTGTCAGGACCTCTCTAATCTTGCACCTGTTTTACCCGCTTGAATGactgtatatatgcatatatagccacacacacacacacacacacacacacacacacgtcatgcTCCTGTCCCCTCCCCTCTTAATGGCAACCTCCACATTTTATAGACTGCCACTCCCTTTGGGGTAAAGAACAATTTTCTTGGCAGCTACCAGTCAGGTGAGAAGGTGTTCTGGTCCTTCCTTCTTTGAGCCACTTGACCTCattcctttctcctttccttcaagAAGAGGTTGCTAGGAGCCCTTCCCTCCCACCATGGCAGCAGATCTCATTcctaaaattaattaaataaggGCCTTTGTTAGATGTGAAatgatatgcattttttttacaggTTGGCGTCAGTTAGGGATTCCTCTCAGTGCAAAAACTAACTCCTGAAAGGGGATTTCCCTCAGGATAGCAGCAAAGAGGATTGTCTTACGCTGATCTATCAGCTCTCCCGCTCTCCTTCCCCCAGTGCAACTTACCggtacatttaaaacaacaaccctgccctttaaatgcaaagacaCAGGCAGCATTTAATATCAGCTGCAGTTTGTGGAAAGAGACGGATCTCCCTTCCGGTCTGTATCTCGTGCCACCTTTCTGGCAGGAGAAGCCCAATAAATATTTAACTATGGTTGAGATAAGATGAATTTCGCCACCAGCTTATCTCATGGGGAAAAGGGAGAGTGTTCAAGTTGTGAGAGAACTGATGGGccaggcttttttttgggggggggggcggcagctcAGGAAGAATTTACATTTCCTTGTTGCTTTTCACTGCcccccacctttttctttttcttttttttaaataaaaatactttattttattgtttcaaattataatacatacacatatttccaacaaaacatacacaacctacagacatttttcaacatcttaaaaaccaaacactccatcatactttccttatcttcatcacactctacccaccaccttccaacaccccacaccccaccctgtgcatgacttccagtcaactctgAGCCCCCCACCTTTTTCAGGGTTTCTGCTTTCAAGTCTTTGAACTAGTTATATTGGGATGAAGGGTTCAGACCTTTCCACTTAAGGTTATGTCTCCTCAAGCTGCTTGAAATTAATTTAATCTTCCTCCTCTAAACAGCAGCTTTCTTGGGGGAAAGCATTTATttcaccatgttgttgttgtcactGACAGTTTGTCTTATTGTGTAGAATAAGAAAGTAGCTTGGAAGGGGCCACATTGACTGTAAAGTCCTGCAGTGGGGAATCCCTTGACCTCTTGCTACTTGTTGCATTTCAGTTAACTGCACCTGAGGATGCCATTAAAACTCTTGGCAAAGTCCGCCCCAAAATGTGCTCACTTGACTCTTCCTGATTGGGAACAGGTTGCCTAGGAGGACTGTCTGGTTTGGTCAGTCCAGTGACTGATGCATCATTGCCAGAGGAACATGTTCCTTCTTCCTTAAAGGAAGTGGTGTTTTGACTCCTCTTAAATAAAtcatcagggacgcgggtggcgctgtggtctaaacagagcctagggcttgcccggaaggttggtggttcgaatccccacgatggggtgagctcccgttgctcggtcccggctcctgcccacctagcagtttgaaagcacattaagtgcaagtagataaataggtaccactccggcaggaaggtaaacggtgtttccgtgtgctgctctggtgcgccagaagcggcgtagtcatgttggccacatgacccggaagctgtacgctggctaccttggccagtaaagcgagacgagcgctgcaaccccagagtcgtccgcgactggacctaacagtcaggggtacctttacctttaaatacatAATCATTACAACTTTCCTGACTGTATAGGCCGGTCTCTAATTTACAGTTAGACCAggttggggtatgtgtgtgtgaggaagATGCTTGAGCAGCAGCAGGACAACTCTTGGGGCACAGCTAATTATTCCGATCTGCAGTGGGttacattttaaatacatttttgagtgactgttccggtttgcgaactatttttggatgCCAAACATCCAATGGGGTTTCCGCggatttggtttctgaacgttttggaagctgaatggacttccggaatgattccgtttgacttccaagatacaactgtacCACCTTTCAGTCAAGGGggttcccagggtggttcacaataagatatgtaataatgaaaacaatgcaaaataagtATTAAGACAGACAATAAGAAAAGACAAGACAAGCAGCACTTAAAAGCAGCAAGTTAAAATGGTAAAGTCTGCAATCGTACGCATGTCTACCGAGTTCAATGGGGCTATAcacaggtaaatgtgtataggattacaaACTTTGGATCAAAACTTAAAAGgcctggaagaagcaaaaggtCTTTGTCTGGCGCCAAAGGAATGGGGAATTCCATAGACAGGGCAACACCATTAAAAAAGCCCACTTGACAACTCCTACCAGAAGACAAGAGGGAGTGTGAGTGTGTTCTAAtgggcaagctctgtcaactgtcaactgccaactggcagttcttgttggggctttcagagtgtgttcttgtttaatatgggagtgagctgttgaataaacgcagttacattgggcttctgacttttcctgaatatttaatagtgTTGATCCTTGTTTTACACCATCagctatctccccctccccacctcctccagTCTGGGCTGATGTTTGACTGAGTACCTGGGTGGGCAGAGCCGAGTCACATCTATCCCACCCAGCTCCCCCACCCAGGTCTTGGAGTTGCACACCTGGCCAGCCTGCTCATCCACTATCCAGTCGTGGATCAGCATGGTTTTATTATGGGCGGACCAGGCTGTTGGtgccagtggtagagcatccattGGTACCATGGATAGGAGGAAGCTTAATGGCAGGTACTGTGTTAGGTGATTTCTGGGAGACTTGTAGGAATTGCCCTTGGAAATTCCTCTTTCCAGGATGATGTTGCCATGAGTGATGCTGTATGGTGTCATCCATATGTTGACGACATCCAGCCCTAGTTCTTTCCTGCCCACCACCTCCTTCGGTTCCAGGCAAAGTCGTGAAGTCCCTGAAAAGTTGCCTGGATTTGATAATGGACAGAATGAATTCAATCCAAGTTGGAAATGGACATGGAGATGATGGCGGCGAATTCAGGGGACCAGATGGCTGGGGAAATGCCTGTTTTCAGATGGGATTGCACagtccctgaaggagcaggtctgCAGTTAGGAGGTACTCTCAGACACACAGCTTTGCTTCTGGAATCCCAAAGGCCCcagaatgcctttttaaaatcttcatctGATTATCTAGCTGTGCCCACTATTGAAATACAGACATTTATGCTGGGTATAAGGTaaagtaaagtgacccctgaccattaggtccagttgtgtccgactctggggttgcggtgctcatatcgcgttactggcggagggagccgtcgtacagcttccgggtcatgtggccagcatgacaaagccgcttctggtgaaccaaagcagtgcacggaaacgccgtttaccttcccgccagagtggtacctatttatctacttgcacttttggtgggcaggagctgggaccaagcaacgggagctcaccccgtcgcggggatttgaaccgccgaccttctgatcagcaagccctaggctctgtggtttaacccacagcgccatgcctttaaaatacattcaaagcacacacactgccgcaaggaatcctgggaactgtcgtttaCACCCTTACAGAgctacccttaacaaactacagttcccaggatcctttgggagtGTGCTTCAAAGGTATGGCTTGTATGCTGTCTTAGCTTAGTTTGTCTTAGTTACTTCCAGGTTAGACTGTTACAATGTGCTCTGTGTTGAGCTGCCCTTTGAGACTGTTTAGCGCAGCAAAGTTGCTTAGGGTCTTTTGTGAATGAAAGGCTGGCACCCGCAAGAAGCTGGACCTTGTCAAGTTTCTGCCCCTATACTGTGGAATATCCTTCTCCAAGATGTTTGTTTCTGCCCTGATGTTTGCTTCTTTTCAGAGATAcgtaaaaatatattttgttctaTTGGAGCTTTGAAAATGCGTCTCCCTCTTGAGGGGTAGGTATCACTCTGTTGGTTAGTGAATTGCTTTACATTTCATTGCTTATAACAAATGGTGCTTCGTTTTTAATGTCTGCTTTGTAGAGAACTGAAACAcgggaaagaaagaaactcttCCTCAAACTCATATTCCAGGCTGTGCCCAGCTAAGTGGGACCCCTTGTATGTAATGAAAATCTCAGCTCTGCCTCCATCTGCAGgcttgtctgttttttttttttttgctacttcCTGATCTCCTTTGTACCTTCCCCCAAACATGTTCAACCTTTGCACCTGCAGCACTATCTCTCATGCAGCTTCTTCCCAGCCCGATTGGCTGAATGAGCAAGCCTAAGGGGGATGACAGCAAAGGCTTTGGTTGCCAGGGGAACCCAGCAGATGCAGTCCCCAATTGCAGTTGCCTAGCAACTGTGGGGCACCCTGTCTTCATCTCCCCAA is a genomic window containing:
- the GDPD3 gene encoding lysophospholipase D GDPD3, with translation MGFQLLLFGLPALGIYALTSHCLRKKPHLLHKPRRFPVRCRHVSHRGGAGEEIENTLGAFSHALTQRTNLLELDCHLTRDGVVVVSHDDNLERQTGHNIKISETDYKDLPPYKDSLEVTFSPGSYSHGKDHRIPRLEEVFKEFPGVPVNVEIKEDSDELIRKVADLVREYSRSHITIWATFDGKVLKKCCTANTEMPYIFSLKRGIMILLLYYVGLLPFVPLKETFLEFPLPSIMNRTYFPVKKGCFGALLAKFAHKVTMRKKLFKHLEDRGIQVLLWVLNEDKYFEEAFSYGVSGVMTDYPTRLRKYLDAHPPLLNE